In Methylocystis echinoides, one genomic interval encodes:
- a CDS encoding MiaB/RimO family radical SAM methylthiotransferase, which translates to MSAPAHPVETLTFGCRLNMVDSEALAREHAGAADAVIVNTCAVTAEATRQARQAIRRLHRERPQAQIVVAGCAARIDPQSFEAMSGVSRVIAEQPATRAAAAEEGTRGFLAVQNGCDHSCTFCIIPAGRGASRSAAPQEIVAQARALVEKGKQEIVLTGVDLTSYDADGLKLGGLVRLLLGAVKDLARLRLSSIDCIEADKELFVAFSEEARLCPHLHLSLQSGDDLILKRMKRRHLRADAIRFCKALRDARPDIVFGADFIAGFPTETEEMFAQTLALVDDCGLTHLHVFPFSPRPGTPAARMPQVAHDVAKARAAMLRQRGEQALARHLDAQQGKTLRLLVERGGMARAADFTLAHTPEVPAGRMIEARVTGHDGRALEVAFERSASP; encoded by the coding sequence GTGAGCGCGCCGGCGCACCCAGTCGAGACCCTTACCTTCGGCTGCCGACTGAATATGGTCGACTCCGAAGCGCTTGCACGTGAACACGCCGGCGCGGCCGACGCCGTCATCGTCAATACTTGCGCCGTCACCGCTGAAGCGACGCGACAGGCGCGTCAGGCCATACGTCGACTGCATCGCGAAAGGCCGCAGGCGCAGATCGTCGTGGCCGGCTGCGCGGCGCGCATCGATCCCCAAAGCTTCGAAGCGATGTCGGGAGTCTCGCGCGTCATCGCCGAACAGCCGGCGACGCGTGCGGCGGCGGCGGAGGAGGGCACGCGCGGCTTCCTCGCCGTGCAGAACGGCTGCGATCACAGCTGCACCTTCTGCATCATCCCGGCGGGGCGCGGCGCTTCCCGGTCGGCGGCGCCGCAGGAAATTGTCGCCCAAGCCCGCGCGCTCGTCGAGAAAGGCAAGCAGGAGATCGTGCTGACCGGCGTCGATCTGACGAGCTACGACGCCGATGGACTGAAACTCGGCGGGCTCGTGCGGTTGCTGCTCGGCGCGGTCAAAGATCTCGCCCGGCTGCGCCTCTCGTCGATCGACTGCATCGAAGCGGATAAGGAGCTGTTCGTCGCGTTCAGCGAGGAAGCGCGTCTTTGCCCGCATCTGCATCTCTCGCTGCAATCCGGCGACGACCTCATTCTCAAGCGCATGAAGCGGCGCCATTTGCGCGCCGACGCCATCCGCTTCTGCAAAGCCTTGCGCGACGCGCGGCCCGATATCGTCTTCGGCGCCGATTTCATTGCGGGCTTTCCCACAGAGACGGAAGAGATGTTTGCGCAGACGCTCGCGCTCGTCGACGACTGCGGCCTGACGCATCTGCATGTCTTTCCCTTTTCGCCGCGCCCCGGGACGCCGGCGGCGCGCATGCCGCAGGTTGCGCACGACGTCGCCAAGGCGCGTGCGGCGATGCTGCGGCAAAGGGGCGAACAGGCCCTCGCGCGCCATCTCGACGCGCAGCAGGGCAAGACCCTGCGCCTCCTCGTCGAACGCGGCGGCATGGCGCGCGCGGCCGATTTCACGTTGGCGCATACGCCGGAGGTTCCTGCCGGCCGCATGATCGAGGCGCGCGTGACTGGACACGACGGACGCGCGCTCGAGGTCGCCTTCGAGCGCAGCGCGTCGCCGTAG
- a CDS encoding PRC-barrel domain-containing protein, with translation MATQSGNLISSENVEGTAVYDPSGNKIGQIDHLMIDKVSGVIRYAIMTFGGFLGIGEGEHPLPWKAFKYDTNLGGYVTNVTEDQLKNAPEYTDQSWTDRDWESRLHQHFGSRPYWEEGGAGMGSTSTQSGRGTDQTAGF, from the coding sequence ATGGCGACGCAAAGCGGCAATCTGATCTCCAGCGAAAACGTCGAAGGCACGGCCGTTTATGACCCCTCCGGCAACAAGATTGGCCAAATCGATCATCTGATGATCGACAAGGTGTCGGGGGTCATTCGCTATGCGATCATGACCTTCGGCGGTTTCCTCGGGATCGGCGAAGGCGAGCATCCGCTGCCGTGGAAGGCGTTCAAATATGACACGAACCTCGGCGGTTACGTGACCAACGTCACCGAGGATCAGCTCAAGAACGCCCCCGAATATACCGATCAGAGCTGGACGGACCGTGACTGGGAGTCGCGTCTGCATCAGCATTTCGGCTCGCGTCCCTATTGGGAGGAAGGCGGCGCCGGCATGGGCTCGACGAGCACGCAGTCGGGTCGCGGAACCGACCAGACGGCCGGCTTCTGA